The following nucleotide sequence is from Vitis vinifera cultivar Pinot Noir 40024 chromosome 14, ASM3070453v1.
TTTCTCACTTCAAATTCCTTCAGCAGAACCATAGAACTACTCCCTTCAATCAAAGCTAGAAATCTCACCTACCCCAAGAGAAAAGCCAATCAATTTCAATGTAGAAAAGCTCCATTTCCATCTTCTATAACGTGTAAGTGCTCCAATTGCCTTATCGTTGACTGTGAATAGTAAACACCATTTGTTGCAATTTTCTATCTTGATCTTCAGATATggtttttgattgatttgaagGCCTGGTCTTATCTTGATCTTTTCATTTGATGTCTTGATGTCTTGTCATATGAATCAGGCCGATCGTTTTTGACTTTATGCATGGATTTTAGTCATTGTGAGCCATGATCTTGCAGTGAGATCTTAGTTATACACTCAGCTTTGAGTTTCCTAATGGTTTTCCCAATCGTAGGTTGCCATCTGGGGTCTTCATCTTCGTCTGAGGATGCTGACAAACCTTCCATTAGTGCTGATTGGAGATCATTCAGAGCAAGATTGGTGGCTGGAGAACAAGCATCAAGGCTGGAAGAGCCTTCCTCATTGGTTGATCCTGATTCTGCAGTGGATCATCCTCTACCCATCACAATTGGGGACAAATGGGTCCACACCATCCATGAACCTGAAAAGGGCTGCTTACTCATTGCCACAGAAAAGCTTGATGGAGTCCACATTTTTGAACGAACGGTGATCCTGCTATTATCAACTGGTCCTGTGGGTCCTACTGGCATCATACTCAACAGACCTTCCCTCATGTCAATAAAGGAAACAAGATCAACAGTTCTGGATGTTGCAGGCACCTTCTCGGATATGCCACTGTTCTTTGGAGGACCCATAGAGGAGGGCCTGTTCCTGGTGAATAGCCCAAAAGGGGATGATGATGGAGTGGTGAAGACTGGGCTTTTTGAGGAGGTAATGAAGGGTTTGTACTATGGGACCAAGGAGAGTGTGGGTTGTGCGGCAGAGATGGTGAAGAGGAATGCTGTTGCGGTTGAGGACTTCAGGTTCTTTGATGGGTATTGTGGGTGGGAGAAGGAACAATTGAGAGATGAAATAAGAGCTGGGTATTGGACTGTAGCTGCTTGTAGCCCTAGTGTAATTGGGCTGACCAGTGTTGGAAGTGTGGGATTGTGGGAAGAAATCATTGGGCTTATGGGCCCTAGAAAGGTCTGGTGACACTCCACTCTTGGGCCGTCAATTCCTAAACTCACGTGCTGCACTGCACTAGGTCAAGTTCAGTATGATTTTAGGCTTTTGCAGGGCACACAAGGGGAAAAAAGCGATAAATCTTCTGAAATGTATCTCTGAACTAAATGCAGGGTCTAAGGAAAAGCATTTCAAATGTAGCCTTACCCTCATAAGAAAAAGTTTGAGGCTCTAGTGGTTGTATATTATGCATTTTGCTTTTCAACATTTGGTTTAAATGTAGATTTGTGTAGCGTTTGACCAAAGCATGTATGTGTTTTGTTTTAAGGCATGCTTGGAGAAGTGTAAGCATTTGAACATGAAGCACCCAATTAATCTGATTCACATGTCTCATCACCAAATTAActttcatgtatatatatatatatttcaagcTGCTGCTCTGCTATTAACAAACTAACTAGATCTTAAGTTCAAGCCTCTCTAATATTTGTGTGGTCTAGATGGTCTAGGATAGAGTGGTAAGACCCATGGGTTTTCACTCCTTCAAAAGGGTGATGCTTTCTTTAGCTGAAATCTAGGGTAAATGCCTtatgatatataattttcttagttaaattatgatatattacaTCGATTAAGGAGTGCATACATGGTTTTTAAGTGATACGGATCTTGGTTTAAATTGAACAATATCTACCGAAGAGGTAGGAGGTGAGGTTCATGTATACATGTTAGTATACTTAATAAAGACACTAATAATGTGATGTGTCATgtgtgtacatatatatatatatatatatatatatatatatatatatatattagacaATATTTATAAGGAGTTTCTATCCACGTATCATCATGCTTATTGAAGACACTAGAATTGTGTATTCCAATCAGTTGCATTCAAATGTATGCAAATCTTGGCTTTATTTGAATGATTGCTAATAAGAAGCTGCGGTAGTCACCATTATAGTGGGTCCAAGCAATTAATGTCTATTATTTCATCCCATATACAACTTCATCAaaagtcaaaataatttttttcttttacaaccataattttatctttatttgctTCATTCTACATGGATCTTCTTTAAGAAGATGGGCTTGATTTAAGGTAGTCAAATAAAATCAAGCCCATCTTCTTAAAGaagatgttttcaaaaataccatttttaaatcttactaaaataattgccatatttgaaaatagctattataagaaattttcaaatataacaaTAATAGTCACCCTATATGGCTATATACATCTAGTACATTCTTCATGGCTTCATCTCCAAGTTCCAAGAAATGTTTGGTCTTATGGGCCCTGTAAAGGTTAGGTGACACACTCCACCCTTGGGCCTTCAATTCCCAAACTCAagtaaagagagagagagaagaaaaaaaatgggtttgagGCTCCGGTGGTTTGAAATTTATGCACAGCATTTGGTGCATGTATGTGTATGTTGTGTGTTTTTTTAGGGCATGCTTGGAGAGGTGTAGGCATTTGAACATTAAGCACTCAATGACCTTAGGCCATATGTCTCATCACCCAATTAACCTTTACATATAACTATATTTTGCAAGTATTTAATCAAACTGTACTTGGATAGTAACTAGATCCTGAGTTTTAAGAGTTAGGATAAATGTTTTAGGATGTGTAATATTGGATTATAATGAGCTTTGTATCTCATCCTACAACTATTTAACTTAAGCATTTTTCATATCTCATGTCAGACTTAAGAAATATAGATGCGCTTTTAAAAAGCCACCAACTGTAGTTCGAACATGATAATATCTACACCGACGGTAGGAAGTTGAGGTCAATGCCCACATATCATTATGCTTATTGAAGACGCTAACAAAGTGATGTGTGAATATGTGAAATTCCCACATGTATGTTCCGATCCCATATGGTTGTATATGAATGATTGGCAAGAAGAGGCCGCGGTAGTCACCATTATTGTAGGTCCAAGCAATTAATGTTCATACTTATGATCTCATCTCATAAACACctatatgaaaattaaacatCGATCCCACTAGATCAAGTTCAAAAGCTGGGGGCCATTCTGATTTCTGAGGTTTAAAATTGCAGGCTATGTGTGTTTGACAGTCATATGAGTTTCACTTTCTTTTCtgtttcccttttcctttttaaccCTTTTCTGGCTCTTCCCATGGACCATTTCCTGcttcaaattttgaaagttcTTCTTTCTGCATTTTTAGGTCACGAAACTTTGAAAGTTGCCAGACTTTTTTAAAAGTAGCTTTGCTTGGAACTTTGATTGATTCTTACACAAATTTTGCAGGCTCTGTGGCAATGGTGCTTCTCCGGTATCTTCTCATACGATAACTGTACCACAAAACCAGCATGTGTGTTAAACTActaattttttagataataagCCAACCCTTTAAGGATAGGGATGACAAAAGAGTAGGTCAATCTTGTCCTGTGTTGGtatcttatcaaatttttaatggGTTGGAATGTACCacccatttattttttttgaatatttaattatatatataatgaagtGAGGGAGAGGTAAGACAACATATTACCTAGACATGACTAGggttaaaagggaaaaaaaaatcctccaaCATATTACCTTATCTGACTACAATatggatatttgaaaataagtcATTCTATTATCATATTTGTTTATGAATTGAGTTAAAACTCCGGTAAGATATCTTTCATTGAAACTTTTTCTAGATTTTGGGTGGAACTTGAACTAATAATTTTTGTGTAAACCAAAACTTTAATATCGTATTAAGTCATTTGTATAAAACTGTGATttcatattaagttattaatttgatatttgatcATGGGTAGACTAAAACCCTAGAAACCCATAAAAGGCCAACAAGATAATTCAgataatttttgttaagaaGGCAATTAGGTACCTCAATTCATCCCATAAACCAAACATGGAAAACTGAAAAAAACGATTTCCACGAAAGTGCATGAAGCAAAAGAGAGTTGATTAGTTGGAGTCTTGGAGAGGCACCTGCAGGTTTAATCCAAGCATAATGTCAAAGTGGACAAAGCCTTAGGTACCATAAAACTATATAATATCAGAATTTATTAATGACACTTTTAAAACTATTCAATCACCTTCCAAGGCTAGGTCCTCTCATGGGTAATATCTGAGCTGTCCCACCAACCACTATTAATTTATCTGTTGATGCAAATTTTGGCATTGCTAGCATTCACCTATTGCACTAAAATGATGGTTTCTATGTGTTGGATGGATGATAATCTCAATGGTAGCTAGGATATTCATTATTGCATTTAGTGGATAAGCTTCCAGGCCCTGTTTGGTaacacttgttttttaaaagaaaaaaatattattttaattctcaaaataattttgataatataaaaagaaaattttaaaataaatttaaattatttttacttatatttttttagaatgttTATGAATAACAATACAAAAAAAGAGGAATACTTTAAGGACTTTTACATTGGATCTTAATGTATAATGCTTTGATGAAGAATAAATCGAAAAATTATCCTCCGtacttgaattttttaatacaattttttttttcaatagggCACAATGCTCATTCTTTGGGTGCAATGGGCTGatagaattttgaattttgataacAAATTACCTACATTCATAAAGAAGAAAGATtgaaaatatctcattttttttcagaaaaaccAAGTGGTCTCTTCAGTCCATGACCATATGGAAATGGGTGAGGGTAAGGTTGCAGCGGGTGCAGATGGGTACAAGGATAATCTTGTAATCTAGTGGATCATACAAgattgtaataattttttttttgggtgatgaATTAATTCACTAATCcagtgagaaaaaaaagaaaagcttaTCTTGACCCATTTAATATGTTAATCAAGATCATAccaaaaacctaaaaaattaaccaaatattttgtttttctaggAAAGCGTATTAGGGAATAAAGGAGGAGCTCAATTTCCACAGAAAAGAACAAAAGCAATAAACCAACT
It contains:
- the LOC100261075 gene encoding uncharacterized protein LOC100261075; this translates as MEACFLTSNSFSRTIELLPSIKARNLTYPKRKANQFQCRKAPFPSSITCCHLGSSSSSEDADKPSISADWRSFRARLVAGEQASRLEEPSSLVDPDSAVDHPLPITIGDKWVHTIHEPEKGCLLIATEKLDGVHIFERTVILLLSTGPVGPTGIILNRPSLMSIKETRSTVLDVAGTFSDMPLFFGGPIEEGLFLVNSPKGDDDGVVKTGLFEEVMKGLYYGTKESVGCAAEMVKRNAVAVEDFRFFDGYCGWEKEQLRDEIRAGYWTVAACSPSVIGLTSVGSVGLWEEIIGLMGPRKVW